The following are encoded in a window of Caldicellulosiruptor danielii genomic DNA:
- a CDS encoding HEPN domain-containing protein, with protein sequence MNDIVNNWIKKALEDLKVAEHELSLDEKQMVTSAICFHSQQAVEKLLKAYLTSKNVRVGKSHDIAYLLQLCIHQDSDFLKLKELNVEQLTFYAVEIRYPDDFYIPSIEEAKASYELAVLVKEFILKKIEV encoded by the coding sequence ATGAATGACATTGTAAACAATTGGATTAAAAAGGCTCTTGAGGATTTAAAGGTTGCAGAGCATGAGCTATCTTTAGATGAAAAACAGATGGTAACAAGTGCTATTTGTTTTCATTCTCAACAAGCAGTTGAAAAGTTGCTCAAAGCTTACCTTACTTCAAAGAATGTTAGAGTCGGCAAATCTCATGATATAGCATATCTTTTACAGCTTTGTATACATCAAGATAGTGATTTTTTAAAACTAAAGGAATTAAATGTGGAGCAGCTAACATTTTATGCAGTTGAAATTAGATACCCGGATGATTTTTATATTCCGTCGATAGAAGAAGCTAAAGCCTCTTATGAGTTAGCAGTGTTAGTCAAAGAATTTATTCTCAAGAAAATTGAAGTTTAA
- a CDS encoding nucleotidyltransferase domain-containing protein: MIDLELVKNLIIQNLKNLGINVQGVYIFGSRARGDFSEESDYDIFTVIDDYNGYNKKQLWWTLYKSLHEEFPCIAFDILIRTVKEFEIEKQVVNTLSHEVLIEGKKI, encoded by the coding sequence ATGATTGACTTGGAATTAGTAAAAAATTTAATTATACAAAACCTTAAAAATCTTGGCATAAACGTCCAAGGTGTGTATATTTTTGGTTCAAGAGCAAGAGGCGATTTTTCCGAAGAGAGCGATTATGACATTTTTACAGTTATTGACGACTATAACGGGTATAACAAGAAACAATTATGGTGGACACTTTATAAAAGTCTCCATGAAGAATTTCCATGTATTGCTTTTGATATTTTAATTAGGACTGTAAAAGAATTTGAAATTGAGAAACAAGTGGTTAACACGCTCAGCCATGAAGTATTGATTGAGGGGAAAAAAATATGA
- a CDS encoding KaiC domain-containing protein translates to MAAKETTAQKTQETVAPKTQELTHIQDAVKLKDLSKAAPELFGVKTGVEGIDNLFYKLEFLKDVGKTVIKPLGGIPAYSVINVSGVADTGKSLFAEQFAVVQANEGNNVLYVTVETPAEFLYSSLLFRANAMNIDKSKVEENIYILDVTRDFNIRGNINNFIKTIENAASRFDIKNVVIDSITGFFESKEIYAREIVRTIYNFLKSKKLTTLMISQKRSGQEHLSAEAAGGYAVSHIVDGTIVFSKQVIMNKFNSSTFKKPIGEVIRLLRVDGCRMCGHDSKTYVFEIDQTGLIKVLYPLSFLTSKHSDEKE, encoded by the coding sequence ATGGCAGCAAAAGAGACCACAGCTCAGAAAACTCAAGAGACAGTAGCTCCAAAAACTCAAGAGTTGACTCACATACAAGATGCTGTGAAGCTCAAAGACCTATCTAAAGCTGCACCTGAACTTTTTGGTGTAAAGACAGGAGTTGAAGGGATAGACAACCTATTTTACAAGCTTGAGTTTTTAAAAGACGTGGGAAAAACTGTAATAAAACCACTTGGCGGGATTCCTGCGTACTCGGTCATAAACGTAAGTGGTGTTGCAGATACAGGTAAAAGCCTTTTTGCTGAACAGTTTGCTGTTGTGCAGGCAAATGAGGGAAATAATGTTCTGTATGTTACCGTTGAGACACCTGCTGAGTTTTTGTACTCATCACTATTATTTCGTGCAAATGCAATGAACATCGACAAATCTAAGGTGGAAGAAAACATTTATATACTCGACGTGACAAGAGATTTCAACATTCGTGGAAATATAAACAATTTTATAAAGACCATTGAAAATGCTGCTTCAAGGTTTGATATAAAAAATGTGGTTATTGACTCTATAACTGGATTTTTTGAGTCAAAGGAAATTTACGCTCGTGAGATTGTAAGGACAATTTATAATTTCTTAAAGTCTAAAAAACTCACTACTCTCATGATTTCACAAAAGAGAAGTGGACAGGAGCACCTGTCAGCTGAAGCTGCAGGTGGATATGCTGTGAGTCATATTGTTGACGGTACAATTGTGTTTTCAAAACAAGTTATCATGAATAAGTTTAACAGCTCCACTTTCAAAAAGCCAATCGGTGAGGTTATACGTCTTTTGAGGGTTGATGGTTGCAGAATGTGCGGTCACGACTCAAAAACATATGTATTTGAAATAGATCAAACAGGGCTCATTAAAGTTTTGTATCCTCTTTCTTTTCTTACCAGTAAACATTCAGATGAAAAGGAATAA
- the cysK gene encoding cysteine synthase A: MIYNNITELIGKTPLVRLNKLSKEYDAEIIAKIEYFNPGGSVKDRIGLAMIEDAEKRGLINKDTVIIEPTSGNTGIALAMVCAVKGYKLILTMPETMTIERRKLLRAYGAEIVLTPGEKGMKGAIDKAFEIYNSTPNAFMPQQFENLSNPEIHRKTTALEIWNDTNGNVDIFVAGVGTGGTITGVGEVLKEKKPSVKIVAVEPFDSAVLSGEKPRPHKIQGIGAGFVPKVLNTKIYDQIIKVKAEDAYEMSRYLAREEGILVGISSGAALYGALEVAKKQENKKKMIVVLLPDTGERYLSTDLFDVGI, translated from the coding sequence ATGATTTATAATAATATCACAGAACTTATTGGCAAAACACCACTTGTAAGATTAAATAAACTTTCAAAAGAGTATGATGCTGAAATAATTGCAAAGATAGAATATTTTAATCCCGGTGGAAGTGTAAAGGATAGAATTGGTCTTGCTATGATTGAGGATGCTGAAAAGAGGGGCTTGATAAACAAAGATACAGTCATAATCGAGCCAACAAGTGGCAATACGGGTATTGCTCTTGCCATGGTTTGCGCTGTGAAAGGATATAAGTTGATACTAACAATGCCAGAAACAATGACTATAGAGCGAAGAAAATTGTTGCGTGCATATGGAGCAGAAATTGTTTTGACACCTGGTGAAAAGGGTATGAAAGGTGCAATTGATAAGGCTTTTGAGATTTATAATTCAACTCCTAATGCGTTTATGCCACAGCAGTTTGAAAACCTTTCAAATCCTGAAATTCACAGAAAAACAACAGCACTTGAGATTTGGAATGATACAAATGGTAATGTTGACATATTCGTTGCTGGGGTTGGCACGGGTGGAACAATTACAGGTGTTGGTGAGGTTTTGAAAGAAAAAAAACCGTCTGTTAAGATTGTGGCAGTTGAACCTTTTGACTCTGCGGTTTTGTCAGGAGAAAAACCTCGTCCTCACAAAATACAGGGAATTGGCGCAGGGTTTGTACCAAAGGTGTTGAATACAAAAATATATGACCAAATAATCAAGGTAAAAGCTGAAGATGCATATGAGATGTCAAGATATTTAGCAAGAGAAGAAGGCATCTTGGTTGGGATATCATCTGGTGCAGCACTTTATGGTGCTTTAGAGGTTGCAAAGAAGCAAGAGAACAAAAAAAAGATGATTGTTGTTCTTCTTCCAGATACAGGAGAAAGATATTTGTCTACTGATTTGTTTGACGTTGGGATATAA
- a CDS encoding phasin family protein, which translates to MKDLLEKVINIGLGVFAISKEKVEKFVNDLAEKGEISKNEVQEIVNKIMEKGEEQKKELNDYIAKQVENLLNKMNLATKSEVISEERIREIIREELSKIHNQ; encoded by the coding sequence TTGAAGGATTTATTAGAAAAGGTTATCAACATTGGGCTTGGAGTTTTTGCCATCTCAAAAGAGAAGGTAGAAAAATTTGTGAATGATCTTGCAGAAAAAGGTGAGATTAGCAAAAATGAAGTGCAGGAAATAGTAAATAAGATTATGGAGAAGGGCGAAGAGCAAAAAAAGGAGCTCAACGACTATATTGCAAAACAGGTTGAAAACCTTTTAAACAAGATGAACCTTGCAACAAAGTCAGAAGTTATTTCAGAGGAGAGAATAAGAGAAATAATTAGAGAAGAGCTCTCTAAAATTCACAATCAATAA